GCCTCGCGTGGCCGGCTGCCCGGGTGGGTACCCGACAGCAGGCGACCGCGCGCTCCTCCAGCCCGGGGCGCTTCCCAGAGACCGCGCGGCGTTTGCTCCGGCTCTTTGTTATGGTAATTCCCTTCCCAGCTGGTGCCAGCTGCCTGCACAATGGGCGCCCTGAGCCCCGCCAACCCTCGCCAGTCCCCGGCAGCCcgtgagtgggggaggggaggacccTGCGCCCCGTGTGGACTGGGCGGGCGCGTCCTGGTGAGAGCTGCGGAGCGAGCAGCACCTCCCCCCACTCCGGCGAGACCGCGCCTCCCCGGCCTGCCAGGCGAGCTCTGATTCTTTCCAGTCGCCCGGGCTCCCCGCCCTCTAGGTGCCAGGGATAGATGGAAAGTAAAAGGCTTCTGGGCGGCTCCGGAGCCGTGAGGATGAAAGAGGACAGCCGCCTCCAGACCACACAGCGAATCCTGCCATAAACCTCGAGCAAATACCGGGAGAGGAAGAGCAGGCCCTCTACAGATGTGGAGTGCAGCCTCCGGGGATCCCCAAATTAAAACCCGGGCAGGAGAGGCACTTGGACCACCACCAAATGACACTAATTGGGTTATGGGACCATAATCTTAGCtggtaagaaaaaaatccagttaCAGTCACAGCTGCAAGGACTGTCTTCATAAAGCAGCAGAGGGAACGTGTGCTATTTTATTACGCATAAACATGAGGAAGAGGCGCAGGGTCCCCCGCCTGCCTGGTGCAGGGAGGCGAAGAAGCTCTTGTGCCAGGAGCAGTAGCGCTGTGCCTGGCTGGCTCCGCGTGTGCCGGGCTAatgggctgggggagggtggggtAACTTTGAGCTGGGGGAGTGAATCTGCCTGCAGGAATGTAGTGCTACGATACGATTATGGctccttcccaccccacctcacaCAAACGCGCGCGCTCGCGTGCacgcaagagagagaaagaccctaAACAGATAAGTAAAAGGTTAGAAGATACTAGAATGATTAAGATTAAATCTATAATGATTGGAGTTGTAAATGAATTAATTCTTACAATTTCCACGCCAGGGGGCATCTCAGTGTGTATCTACTTACTCCTTCACTAAATGCCCAGATGGACAAATGACTAGAGGTTCCTTTAGGAATCTTTCTGCAGTTAACTTCCAGAGAGTGACCCATGCCACCCACCCCCATTGTGTGTAACCATCTTGACTAAAGCCAGTGAAGGCTGCGCTGGCTGCAGGTTGGAGTTCTAGTCATTGGAAAAtgcaattttttattctttagctGTTGATTTTCCAAACAGAAGACAGGGCTTGGAGATGACCATTCTGGTTTCCCTGGGCAAGCTGAGTGTCTTCTGCCTGCCACCCTCCATTGCTGGCTCCAGCCACCCCCAGGAGACACAGGACCCAGCCTACAACATTCCCTGACAAAAGGGTCTGCAGGCACCTGACACTCCAGCCAGCCTGGACCCCGAGCTACACATGGCCTTTGGGGTTGACTAGGGATGCGGACTCCAGTGATGTGTAGCCACCCTTACAGGGTGGGGCATTTAGTCACAGGGCTGCCTGAGCCACTCTGCTCCTGTAAAGCACCCGGGAGCAGTCTGGACAGTTCTTCCGAGTTTGGACCATTCCTCCGAGGCACTGTCTCCTTGACTTGCATTTCTGTAGGACTCTTCCAGGAAAACCTGCGACTGAGTGGTGTCCTGGCGCCTCAGTGTCTCTCAAAGAACACAAATTGCAGGTGTGCATCATGCCCTTCCTAAGGCTAGTGGTGCAGGGAGAGATCTCACTTCTTGCTGAGAAGTCCCAGGGCTATCATGTGTGGAGATCAGCTGAACTCTGGTGGTGTTTCTCACTCTACAATGACAAGactctcctttctgctctccGGTCCTCCCAATCAAGCATCACTAGAAGTATGCCCACCTTAGGGAAAACTACATAGCTGAGAAACAGGTGAAAATGGGATTTCTGTGAATAGCATACTAATCTGACACCATCAGCTGAATTTAGTAGAGATGACATGAAAAGGGATGAGAGTCTGAAGTAGGGACCAACCTACTTGATCTGATTGAAACTTCCCTCttacaaagcagaaaacacaggGTTGGGATGTATCTCGGTTGATTGCTTGCCTAGCTTGtacaaagacctgggtttgattcccagcatggcATAAaccataaaccaggcatggtggtgaatgcctataatcccagaagaggtggacacaggaaggtcagaagttcaaggtcatcttcagatacagagtgagttccagtctgGGTGACAAAAGACTGTctcaggaaggggaaaaaaaaacctaccagcAATAAAACTTAAACAAACAGAGCAGAGTATATCATAGTTACTTTGTAATAGGGCAGGGcctcagagtcattttggttttccccatgtagtcctggctgtctggaactcagcCTCTAGACCAGATCAGCCTCTTCTGCCACCATCCCCTGCTGTTTTGACTGCTCAGGATGCTGCTTTGGTTTCTCCTGTGAAGTCAGGCACATAGGGGGACCATTGAGCTGAAATCATCCGACATGTTTAACTTGGCACCATGTTTTGGTgggatttattttttcctgaataaAGACTATGTCTGAATGAACCAACCATTGGATGTGGTAACAGAATTAACTTGAACTTTGGCAAATTACATGGCAAGTCAGGAGATAAGAGAGTACATCTTTTCCCTTGTAAGGGACACCTCTTGGCTGTAGTGGAAGAAGCTTGGCTCTGTATCCAGGCTGTCAGACCCCAAACCCTGCCTCACACTTCCGGCCTCTGCTCTAGTCCAGCCTTACACAAAAGCCACTGCCTGAACTGAGGGGGAAGGTGTCTTGGGGCGACACCTCCATCTCAGCACTGAGAGATTCGGGGGATCTGCAGACTTGGAGAACAGAGCAAGCCTCTTTCCCAGCTCTGGAAAAGGaaggcaaggaaagaaaacatcgTCCTCTGTATACTTTCCTGTCTTCTGAGGTTTGACAAAGGGAAGATGTGTCTTCTGTCTTCATATTTCCTCCTGGGCACACAGGGAGCCTGTTTCTCAACTTCCTGTAGGGATGTTTAAGTGTTTCCCCAGGTACACTTTAGAACAATTCATGCTTTGAAGCAAGGAGGCCAGAATCACACAGAGAACAGCTCACTTCATTTGGGTCACCTCAGAGGGTACCTGCAGATGCTTCCAGAAGCATCCAAGCTGAGTTCAAGTAACAACTAACACACGTTTGATGCCAAGACTCAGCGACTCCCATGGAATGGCCTGaatggagcccaggctagcctgggcaatcACAAGGCAAAGGGTACCTGTGTGATTCCTCCCCCACAAAGTTGACATCTGCCCATTCACACCCGCCATCTGTAACAATTCTTTTCCGTATGCGTTTTCCCCAAAGATAAAAACATCTAATCAAATTTTTGTCACTTTAAATCATGggactagttaaaaaaaaataagactgagAAGTAGGGAAATGACATGAAAAAAGATTCAttcatcttcatattttttttatcagtttcaCTGTGGTCAAAAGCAGGTGTTTCAAGCTATTAATCAGTAGTTTGCATTTTCAGAATTAACAAATTGTATCAACATCGGGAGGGGGGCATAGCCCAGCAGAGAGCTGTTTACAGAAGCTGCAGCCGCTCAGCAAGGGTTGCGACCAGCAGCAGACGAGGCTGTGTGAGTCCCCTGTTTAGTCACCCTTCCCCAGCCGGTCGCAGATACTGACGGAAATGCACACAGGAAATTACAGGCTATTTTAGACAGCATGTTTTATTAAACTCACTCGCTGATGCACTTCAGCGCAGGATGTGAGACTCAAGCACTCGTGGCTCCATCCTTGCGAGTACTTTCCTAAGTGAGTTCTCCCGCTAACGTACAAGCCGATCCTAAACAGTCCCACCCGGGTCATGGAGCACACCTCTTCCAACAGGGAGGTTTTTTAGTCAAGTGCTCACACAACGCAACTGCCCCTCCGAGAAAGCCTGGTAGCAAGCGACAAGATCCCAGATGCATTTGTTGTAACCACGGAATCAGCTCACAGCAATGGGGCTGGGGCGAGGGGGACAGGCTCAacacacagacaggaggatctaGTTAGGGATACCCAGCGCTCATGTCAAAAGCCAGGTGGGGCGATGGGTACCTGCAATGCCAGTGCTGGAGACAGTGTAGACAGGAGACCCCAGGGCTCACCTGCGGCTAGCCGGTCTAGCTGAAATGGGAAgttccatgttcagagagacaccatctcaaaaattAGAGGATCTAGgatgatggctcagtcagtaatgtGTTTGCTGCAAAACACGGACCTCAGTTCCCTCTTGAGCACCTATGTAACAGCTAGGCATggcaacacatgcctgtaatcccagtgctggggaggcagaggcaggaggtgccCTGGGGCTCACCCGCTAGCCAGTCTAACCAAATCAGCGAGCTTCAAGTTCAGTggcaggccctgtctcaaaagataaaatggagAGTGGGCAGGGTGAGCCCACCTTAGGTGGCCTGGTAAGTTCCCTGTGTATATGTGATCTGCACACTCACGTACAACgtacacacatagcacacacacagcaatctTAAAAGGGATTGCCGAAAGTCATGGCTTCTTTTCCACCTAACACACCAACTTCAGTGTTTTTGCTGGATTGTTTCGTGGGACAGAGACGCCATTATGATACTGACTCTTGGCTTTGCAGAGGCCTAGAAAGATTGGCCCAGATGTGGTACGAGTTCATTTAGGGGTCCATTACAGACATGGGGTTAAACAGCACATCTCTTCCTCTGCTCTTGGCTGCATGAGGGAGACGGACACCTAACCGCCGTGGAAGCCACCCTGATCTGCTGTTCAGCCCTGACGCTGGCATCTCCTGGAGCCTGGGTCTCCTTCAAGCTTTCTGCTCCGGTTCTCAGGAAGGAAGCAATTGGTGCAGCTGTGTTGCATGCTTCTGACTGGAGAGGCTGTGGCCATGCTCGGCTGCAGTCTGCTTCCTGTGTACTCCCGATACCCAGCATGGTCACACCTGAACATGCATGAAGCATGACACCTTTGTTCGCATGTTTGACCACTTGGTGACAAAGCAGCAGGCAGACCCTTCGAAGTCTCCAGGACTTGAAAGATTACATCAAAGATGCTTTGCTAATTATGACAGGTTATTAAATGGCGATTTCTACTGCTTTTAAGCCTTTCCATCATCCTCCATGTTCCCGGTCCCTGCATCCTATGTCTAAGGCTGTTTCAGGGTGTAGTGCAGGTAACAGGATTTTAAGAGTGGGGGCAGTTGCTGGGGGTGGCTCACTCCTTTCaactcaggacttgggaggcagaggcaggaggatctctgtgagttagagaccaatATGTCTGCATAGTTtcctgcctaaaaaaaaaataaaagagttgggGCAGACAGTGCCTTTGTGAGATCCAGCTCCTGCAACTACCCACtgtcagagaggaaggacagggaCCACTGGGCTGCAAACAGAAGCTGCAGGGGAGCAGTGTTGGGGAACAGAATTTTTTCCCGTTTTTAGACCATGTCTTAAgtatcccaggttggcttcaTGCTTGCTGTGCAGCTGTATGCTACTGCCCCAGCCGGGATTAACAGGTGTGGTCCATGCCATGTGCAATGGTGGGTATTGAGTCCAGAGCCNNNNNNNNNNNNNNNNNNNNNNNNNNNNNNNNNNNNNNNNNNNNNNNNNNNNNNNNNNNNNNNNNNNNNNNNNNNNNNNNNNNNNNNNNNNNNNNNNNNNNNNNNNNNNNNNNNNNNNNNNNNNNNNNNNNNNNNNNNNNNNNNNNNNNNNNNNNNNNNNNNNNNNNNNNNNNNNNNNNNNNNNNNNNNNNNNNNNNNNNNNNNNNNNNNNNNNNNNNNNNNNNNNNNNNNNNNNNNNNNNNNNNNNNNNNNNNNNNNNNNNNNNNNNNNNNNNNNNNNNNNNNNNNNNNNNNNNNNNNNNNNNNNNNNNNNNNNNNNNNNNNNNNNNNNNNNNNNNNNNNNNNNNNNNNNNNNNNNNNNNNNNNNNNNNNNNNNNNNNNNNNNNNNNNNNNNNNNNNNNNNNNNNNNNNNNNNNNNNNNNNNNNNNNNNNNNNNNNNNNNNNNNNNNNNNNNNNNNNNNNNNNNNNNNNNNNNNNNNNNNNNNNNNNNNNNNNNNNNNNNGCGTTCTTCTGACTATCAGCTTAGGACCACTTTGTTTATGCTCTCAtgcctgtgttcatgtgtgtacacatgtatccGTGGGTGGATGGTTGTGTGTTCATATACATgtctgtgcctgtggaggccagaggtcaactagTTCTGGGTTagaaggtgtatgccaccacatgTGGCTTATTAATATGGGTGATGGGCTGAACTTCACAAAGAAACCAGTTACTCAGTCTCTCAGTGTGGGGGAGTGCCTCGGGCACCTGGGAGATCTGGCCAGGGCTGCCTGGGCGTCAGGAACTACACTGGAAGTGTTTACACGCTCACAGTGACCCAGAAAGGTTTCTGtcatctgaatgctgggataggGCCTTTcgtttttgttttagaaaaggagttgttattattattactattattgttattattattattattctggcAATGTCCTAACACAAACCCCAGGAGACTAACAACCACAGATCCCCACACATGAATGGGGGACTCTCTGCTGAGTGGAGCCTGCTCCTGCTCAGGGGAGCACTGTACGACACTGCCAACTAAAAGGGCTTCATCAGCACCTagattccaacacttgggaggcagaggcaggaggtgggggtttgagtcagcctgggctatgtagttaagaccctgtcttaaaccccCGCCCTCCAAATAACCCAAGATGGATATACTCAGATCATCGCACGGTCTggaaatgctggggttaaaaaaGCAAAAGGGCAAATCcattctttcatatttaaatcTCTGCGCAGCACTACACTTATAATACAGTTGATATGTTTGACAAATTAATTTGCCTTCAACTAGACCTCCCCTTTATCAAATACAACGCTAGCTTCTAAGAAACACGGATGCAGGGTTGAAGGGGAAACCACTCTCGATCTCCGGGCTGTGAAACCGCTCATTGACCTCATCTCTGCAAGTGTCCAGTCACAAAGCCATCTCCCACAGCTCGGGGCCGGGCTCATTCTTAATGAACACCTGTCTGGCCACCATGCACAGTCTCTAGACATTCTGacgggtttttgttttgttttaaatagagaGAATCGTGGAAAAGAGAAATAgccattaaaatgaaatttgtaaaaACTTAATGATTTTtgatcattttaataaatatatatcaagaaaaaCCTCACTTTTATTACAACACAGTCATGTACTAGCATCTATCACCTAAAATTTCAACACCGAAATGTTCatcaaatattgaaaataagGGACAAAACATTACTAGACTATTCAGCCATAACACaggaacatgttttaaaaattggtcCTTGCGGACAATTTCCCAAATGATCTACTCATACACTGTATGAATGAGACCTATTTAATATTAATAGCAATAATTAAAAAAGCTTCATcttggagaaactgggaggacTTACATATCTCCTCCATTTGGCATTTGGTTGCTGTGAACAATGGTTTTTAGAAAGCCCAAGCCAAGTAGGCCAGTGTTTGGCCTTGGAAACGGGAATACGTTTTACCAGGAGGAGCTGGCCGGACTGGGTCAGAGAGCCGCTGAGGACACACGGCAATGTGCAAATCCAAGGTCTTGTTTGAACAGTGTGTTGGCCAAATACCCAGGTAACAATGACGGGAGAGTCCCATTTCTCCAAAATAACGTTTCGCAACCTACAGTCTTTACATTCTTTAAGATAAAAACGTATTGATCACCACGTCATCTATTAACATTGTGCTTCTCAATCAACAGCGAAAGTCATATATAGAAACCACATGCTCTTAGGAGTCTAAACTCATGAAATGATGCAAAACAGGTCAAAGTGTGACGCACAGAAAACATGCCACGGGCCGTGTACGTCACTGGACAAGGAAACAGAACAGCCCAAAGCCCAGACCCAACGACGGTGTCCATGGAAGAGCCTACGCCGCTTCCGCTCTTCCCATGGCCGTCCCACAGCCACTGGGcgttaaaaacaaaggaagaagaggatggtGAATCAAAAGTTGAACGCAATAGTTCAAAGTTAAGTTTCCAAACCGCATGGATCcaccctgtgtttttttttactatttgttAAATCCCTGCTGTAACTCTGATTTATCCTTAATTTTCACATTGGCAAAAATTAAGATAAGTAAGGCACCCAAGATCGCCCTGTACACCACTTTCCTTGTCATGACATCAAGACGGCCCGGTCAAAGACGGCTGCGTACACCTCCCCCCTATAGAGCCCATCAGAGATGGTCCCTACACCTCTTCCCTACAGAGCCCATCAGAGACAGCCGTGTCCACCTCCCCCCTAAAGAGCCCATCAGACACGGCCATATACACCTCCTCCCTACAGAGCCCCATCAAAGACGGCCATGTACACCTCCTCCCTACAGAGCCCATCAGAGATGGTCCCTACACCGCCTCCCTACAGAGCCCATCAGAGACGGCCATATACACCTCCTCCCTACAGAATCCATCAGAGACGGCCATGTCCACCTCCTCCCTACAGAGTCCATCAGAGATGGCTGTGTCCACCTCCTCTCTAGAGTCCAGTCAGACACAGCTGTGTCCACCTCCTCCCTACAGAACCCATCAAGAGATGGTCCCTACACCTCTTCCCTACAGAGCCCATCAGAGACAGCCGTGTCCACCTCCCCCCTAAAGAGCCCTTCAGACATGGTCATATACACCTCCTCCCTACAGAGTCCATCAGAGACGGCCCCTACACCTCTCTAGTCACCCACTACCCAGCACAGGCAAGCGAGGAGCTCGCAGGGTACAGTCTCCACAGCTCCTACACTGCTGCCCGCCAGGTGTGTTTCATTTTGTCTCACCGTCCAATACAAACACGTCACAACTCATGAAACCATCTATCTTCCTGTCTTCAGCCTTTCACTCAGAAGGAAATGCTGTATCTACGGAAGAAGCAGACAACTCTGCTGTCATACAGATTTGGCGGGCTTCTTGGAGGGGCAGTGGGACTATAACAAAAGCATGTTGTCCTCAACCTaatctactaatttttttttaaaaaaagaaaactaagataaACTTTCAAACACAAAGTTGGCTTTCCTCGGAAAATCACATTAACAGGCGGCTTGGGATGCCTACTGTACAGACGTTTGTGCAGTCTGTTCTCCAGGCGGTGAGACAACACAGAGTGTTCACTGCACACTGTTATCAGTTGTACAAAACTACAGAATCCATTCGAGACAGAAGCTGGTCATGCTGCGCGTCCTTGTGCGTGCCGGCGGGAGGACGGTCACATCTTACTTCCTTTGCTGCAGCATAGTTTGGTGCCTGGGGAAAGCTCCTTTTTCCTCAAAGACTTCTTCCAAGACTCACTCATGTGGCTTTTCTCATTGTACCCAGTCTCAAAATAGTCATAGAATTGACCTTTGCACTCAAAGTCAAGGTCGCTCCCCAGAGGTTCTTGGCCAAGGGCGGCACTGTCTTTGCTGGCGTTGTGACTTACTTTCCCATCGCTGAACTTGGCCTTTTCCTGGACACCAAGTGACCTAATGTTAGTGACGAAAATTTCATTGGCAGGTATCTGGCCATCGCTCTTGTAGATGGGGGCGCTGCCTATCTCAAAGTCCACATGGTGGGAACAGCTAGGCAATggcagaggggaagaggaagaggaggatgaggaggaggcagatggggaggaggaggatggggaggaggaggaggatgggggcgTAGAGGGAGAAGCAGCCGGGGCAGCAGCAGAATTGCTTCCAACACCGGCATTGACAGAAAAGGGCAGATTCAGGCAGTGGTCGCCACACTCCTGGTACAAACAGCAAGTGTGGACTTTCTCCCACTCCTCTTTGGCCACCCGGGGCCGTTTCCGGTAAGGACAGTCTTGGGCCAGGAACCACTCTTGGGCGGAGGTGCCACCGAGGGAGCAGGCGGGGAGGCACCAGCTGTTCTGCATGAGGATTTCCCCGTGGATCCTCTTCATCAGGTTGTTAATGAGGACGGATCTTCGCAGGTACACTTCCGGGTCATCGATGAACCTGAGCTTCTCCAGGGACATGTAAAGGATGTGGGCTCGCTCCTCAAAAACAGAGATGGTCTGAAAAAGGATCAGAGATGGGAGAAGGCTTAGGAAATGACGTTTGTGAAAACGTCGTTGCCTACGTAGAGGTTGGCCCCACGGCTGTGGCTGTCCCGTCGCCAGCTCACTGGCGTGGCAAAGAAGATCCAGTCACTGGGTGGACCTCAGCAGGGCCCAGCCAGAAGGCTCAATCCTTTAAGTCATAGCGAAGGAGACACCAAGACCGTCAAGCAGAGCTGCGGGAAGTCAGGCCGGCAGCTGCTGTGGGGCTGGGGGCCAGGTGACCCGAACCTGCACAGGCAAGGTTCAGGTTGACCCAGCTGTTGGTGACAAGGTTTGTGCTGGTGGAAATGGAATCAAGCTGTGTTTCACACGTCTGTGGGCAGAGGCACACTCATGCATTTCACAGCAGAGTGTTTTGAATTtagaatctattttttaaaaagatttatattattatcattattttactttctttgagacagggcctctttaTTATATatccatggctgtcctagaactcactatggagaccagtctggccttgaactcagagatgtgtctgcctctgccacctgcgtgctgggattacggaCTGTGCCATCCCCATTggctgaaaaattatttttatgtgtttgaaggtttgccagtgtgtctgtctgtgtattaTGTGAGGCCCCACCCAAAAGAGGCCAAAGAAGGGCACAggatgccctggaattggagaCACAGTCAGTCGTGAGCTGCCAGATGGATGCTAGGGATAGAACTCACAtggaaaggcagccagggctctgaACTGCAGAGCCATTTCTCAACCCCGGTATGCGTTTTTTAAAGATTCGAGATGCAGGTTCTAACGGGAACATGTCAAAGCCAGGACTGGGTCACCAAGGAACACTTCTGGGGTTCCACACCTACGACACACCGTTTGCTAAGAGGGAAACTGTAGTTAAAGAGGCTGGGATAGGTAGGGCCTATTGGCTTGTGGAGCTGACAGgaaagagatgaagacagaaactGGAGATGCAGATACGGTGCTGGGCTGTGTGGGGCTGTCACTGTTCACAAGATGATCCATTCGttaattgttattattgttaatttgcttttgtaaaaaacaaacgaaaacaaaaaacacagccttgccatgtagcccaggctgccccagAACGCACAGGTAGCCCAGGTAGGCGCTGAGCTTTC
The sequence above is a segment of the Microtus ochrogaster isolate Prairie Vole_2 chromosome 6, MicOch1.0, whole genome shotgun sequence genome. Coding sequences within it:
- the Sertad4 gene encoding SERTA domain-containing protein 4 gives rise to the protein MTLVLSMNRFCEPIVSEGAAEISGYQTLWEADSYRGASPPGPAQVPLQTDQAASPQLAGSHYRGISNPVGASKVTYFKRKYAPEEDLHPPLSSCSHTTISVFEERAHILYMSLEKLRFIDDPEVYLRRSVLINNLMKRIHGEILMQNSWCLPACSLGGTSAQEWFLAQDCPYRKRPRVAKEEWEKVHTCCLYQECGDHCLNLPFSVNAGVGSNSAAAPAASPSTPPSSSSSPSSSSPSASSSSSSSSSPLPLPSCSHHVDFEIGSAPIYKSDGQIPANEIFVTNIRSLGVQEKAKFSDGKVSHNASKDSAALGQEPLGSDLDFECKGQFYDYFETGYNEKSHMSESWKKSLRKKELSPGTKLCCSKGSKM